The uncultured Eubacteriales bacterium region GCTCTTCCACTGTTCCATGTACTTGGGCATACCCGCCCCTGTGGTCACAATGGGTACGCCCTCCTCCACCAGCATGGGAGCGATCTCGTCGCAGGTGGGGCTTAAGAGCATGACGTTCACGCCGAAGGGCTTCTCCCCCACAGCCTCTTTGGTGCGGCGCACCTGCTCCCGGACAAAGTCCACCGGGGCGGTGCCCGCCGAGAGGATGCCCAGGCCCCCCGCGTTGGTCACGGCAGAGGCCAAACTCCAGTCGGCCACCCAGGCCATGCCCCCCTGGAAGATGGGATACTGGATGCCCAGCAGGTCACATAGTACCGATTTCATACGCAAAACCTCAAACTTTGTTGAATTTCCTAATCAGGCGTTTTGAAGGCTCTCGATCAACTTTACAAGATCGGCCACTGTCTTGACACCGCCGTCCTCCAGCTCGATGGCGATGCCGAACTCCTCCTCGAAGGCCATCACCAGCTCCACCGTATCCAGCGAGTCGAAACCCAGCTCCTCAAAGGTGGACTCGGGCTTAATGCTCGCCACATCCAGGTCCTTATTGTCGGCAATGATGGCCGCCACTTTCTCGAAAATCATACTTATTTCCTCCAAATTTTAATAGTTTATGACACAGGCGCCGGAGGTAAGCCCGCCGCCCATTGCCGCCAGTAAGAGCAGGTCGCCCCGCTTGATTGCCCCCGCCTCGGCCAGCTCCGAGAGGAGGATGGGAACTGTGGCCGAGGAGGTGTTGCCGTACCGCTCGATGTTCATAGCGGTCTGCGCGTCGGTAAAACCCAGGACCTTTTGTGCTGCATGGATGATACGGGCGTTGGCCTGGTGGGGCACAAATTTGGTAAAGTCAGCCGCTGCCAAACCGGCGCGCTCCATTACTTGCTTGCAGTCGGCCGTCATCTGGCTCACGGCGAACTTGAAGACCTCGCTCCCCTGCATGGCTACCGCAGGGGCCAGCCCTCCCTCTTGGGGGTAGTAGGGGTTCCGATTTGCCGGCACGGGGATGTTCAGAGGTTCGGCCATGCCCCTGGCCGTCAGGGTAATGGCGCGCAGGCCTTCCCCCCGTCCCAGCACGGCACACCCCGCTCCGTCTCCGAAGAGGACGCAGGTGGCGCGGTCGCTCCAGTCCACATGCTTGCTCATCATCTCGGCTGACACCAGCAGAATCTTCTCGGCCTTCCCGGCGCGGAAATATCCGTCGGCGGCGTCCAGCCCATAGAGAAAGCCGGTGCAGGCGGCGTTGAGGTCATAGGCCGGACAAGATGCGCCCAGCTCCCGC contains the following coding sequences:
- the fabH gene encoding 3-oxoacyl-(acyl-carrier-protein) synthase 3 gives rise to the protein MSLRILGLGHSAPALSVSNDDLAKIMDTSDGWIRTRTGIGSRHISRGESLTDLSAAAAHMALERAGVKPEELGYIICTTVQGDYLTPSLACLVQRELGASCPAYDLNAACTGFLYGLDAADGYFRAGKAEKILLVSAEMMSKHVDWSDRATCVLFGDGAGCAVLGRGEGLRAITLTARGMAEPLNIPVPANRNPYYPQEGGLAPAVAMQGSEVFKFAVSQMTADCKQVMERAGLAAADFTKFVPHQANARIIHAAQKVLGFTDAQTAMNIERYGNTSSATVPILLSELAEAGAIKRGDLLLLAAMGGGLTSGACVINY
- the acpP gene encoding Acyl carrier protein, with amino-acid sequence MIFEKVAAIIADNKDLDVASIKPESTFEELGFDSLDTVELVMAFEEEFGIAIELEDGGVKTVADLVKLIESLQNA